In Geminicoccaceae bacterium, a single window of DNA contains:
- a CDS encoding ABC transporter substrate-binding protein, producing the protein MIRILAALCLLAWGVGSTGSAVAFDNTLRVSSTLPLDIGEYEPNQTIYTVHQEISPLLFPRLVRSGPSGGWVGEAARSWFTGDDGHSLHFRLRDDLRWSNGKPVTAEDFARAFRRMLHPLSPKRNLLMFIRNAGDYDVERNISRATISTSGPYELVLGLDYPSAGHIDSIGATYLVAIPEGMDEEPSWLDAGSRRVTGGPFRPVSVTGTEMLLDRDENNPLSADIQVDRICIRHVDMATAISDYVSDHADLLLGPLGNQRNWLLNRLSTDTQKDTGARMYMAIIHRNSRVLGDRNVRRALSLALDRETFGRNLFGKTFALPVGIIPDGISGYVADASVVNPTPRTYEDRLDLAKELIAGSGYDASNPIRIRLIYASQVNGYREIASFLKASWKNIHVDLDISTVEDFWKSIDIFNKSSYDVVISSTFDEMPLNYLESLLSKTFASRLYVNPELQELRHAVSAAVGDEQRMKGLQAFDRYITQTFAAIPIATDRTVLFAKPYVDTSMSRSPVFRISHARLVPEKIPAERP; encoded by the coding sequence ATGATCCGCATTCTGGCCGCACTTTGCCTGCTGGCGTGGGGAGTCGGTTCGACCGGGTCGGCCGTGGCATTCGACAACACCTTGCGGGTATCGTCGACATTGCCGCTCGACATCGGCGAATACGAACCGAACCAGACCATCTACACGGTCCACCAGGAGATTTCGCCCCTGCTCTTTCCCCGCCTTGTCCGCTCCGGTCCGTCCGGCGGCTGGGTCGGCGAGGCGGCAAGGTCATGGTTCACGGGCGACGATGGGCACAGCCTGCACTTCAGGCTGCGCGACGATCTCAGGTGGTCCAACGGGAAACCGGTCACGGCCGAGGATTTCGCGCGGGCCTTCAGGCGGATGCTGCATCCCCTGTCGCCCAAGCGGAACCTGCTGATGTTCATCAGGAATGCCGGAGACTACGACGTCGAACGCAACATCTCGCGCGCGACGATCAGCACTAGCGGACCCTACGAACTCGTATTGGGTCTGGACTATCCCTCTGCCGGTCATATCGATTCCATCGGGGCGACCTATCTGGTCGCCATTCCCGAAGGCATGGACGAAGAACCCTCCTGGCTGGACGCGGGCAGCAGACGGGTGACCGGAGGTCCGTTCCGCCCTGTTTCGGTGACCGGCACCGAGATGCTGCTCGACCGCGACGAGAACAATCCCCTGAGTGCCGACATACAGGTCGACCGGATCTGCATACGTCACGTCGACATGGCAACCGCGATCAGCGACTACGTGTCCGACCATGCCGACCTGCTGCTGGGGCCGCTGGGCAATCAGCGCAACTGGCTTCTCAACCGCCTGTCGACCGATACCCAGAAAGACACCGGCGCACGCATGTACATGGCCATCATTCACAGGAATTCCAGGGTGCTGGGCGACAGGAACGTCCGGCGGGCGCTCTCCCTGGCGCTGGATCGCGAAACGTTCGGCAGAAACCTGTTCGGCAAGACCTTCGCCCTTCCCGTCGGCATCATCCCCGATGGCATCAGCGGCTATGTCGCCGATGCCTCTGTCGTCAATCCCACCCCGCGGACCTACGAGGACCGACTGGACCTGGCCAAGGAACTGATCGCCGGATCCGGCTACGACGCATCCAATCCGATCCGGATCAGGCTCATCTACGCCTCGCAGGTCAACGGTTACCGCGAGATCGCGAGCTTCCTCAAGGCAAGCTGGAAGAACATCCATGTCGACCTTGACATCAGCACGGTCGAGGACTTCTGGAAATCCATCGATATCTTCAACAAGTCTTCCTATGACGTTGTGATAAGCTCGACATTTGATGAAATGCCACTGAATTACCTGGAATCGCTTCTGAGCAAGACCTTTGCGAGCCGCCTGTACGTCAACCCGGAATTGCAGGAATTGCGCCATGCCGTATCGGCAGCGGTCGGTGACGAGCAGCGGATGAAAGGCCTTCAGGCATTCGACCGCTACATCACCCAGACCTTCGCCGCCATCCCGATCGCCACCGATCGAACGGTCCTCTTCGCCAAGCCCTATGTCGACACCAGCATGTCCCGAAGCCCCGTCTTCCGCATCAGCCATGCCCGCCTCGTCCCCGAAAAGATCCCGGCGGAACGCCCATGA